The Candidatus Acidiferrales bacterium genome window below encodes:
- a CDS encoding metalloregulator ArsR/SmtB family transcription factor, whose protein sequence is MSRKQNSSRVARYASMLSALGAEPRLRIVRLLLSAHPQGMVVNEIASELKIPNSTLSHYLEKLKINHLVNVRREGTFLWYSANDELLQELVAFLYEECCTRGVACSPAARGRAPGLPRNLAKIMLKHSRRGRKSIS, encoded by the coding sequence ATGAGCCGGAAACAGAATTCCAGCCGCGTCGCACGCTACGCCAGTATGCTGTCCGCTCTGGGCGCGGAGCCGCGACTGCGCATCGTCCGTCTTCTTCTCTCCGCTCATCCGCAAGGGATGGTCGTCAACGAGATTGCCAGCGAACTCAAAATCCCCAATTCCACGCTCTCCCACTATCTGGAGAAATTGAAGATCAATCACCTCGTGAACGTGCGCCGCGAAGGTACCTTTCTCTGGTATAGCGCCAATGATGAGCTGTTGCAGGAACTGGTGGCGTTTCTCTATGAAGAATGCTGCACGCGCGGCGTGGCTTGCTCACCCGCTGCCCGTGGGCGCGCACCCGGGCTTCCTCGTAATCTTGCAAAAATAATGCTCAAGCATTCTCGTCGTGGGAGGAAATCAATCTCATGA
- a CDS encoding DUF2461 family protein gives MAKEGIITAETLRFFRELGRNNGKEWMDENRERYRAHVVEPLRRLFEALAPGMRKLHKDFALGGRSGENFSRINRDIRFANDKTPYYTHMYLFFSHRGARGEKKIARGGTGGQLYVGISADAATVGFRIYATSGESALRRLGAPRAAENLDWLARQRAKLGPRYDGYWYSVDKGEWTKHAGWPQDAKEWKKAKGWIVRRRLAGKAATRGGFAGEAEKILREIFPLYSFCCLEDWRRNKR, from the coding sequence GTGGCGAAGGAAGGGATCATTACCGCGGAGACGCTGCGATTTTTTCGCGAGCTGGGGCGGAATAACGGCAAAGAGTGGATGGACGAAAACCGCGAGCGATATCGCGCGCATGTGGTCGAGCCGCTGCGCCGATTGTTCGAGGCGCTGGCGCCGGGGATGCGGAAATTGCATAAGGATTTCGCGCTGGGCGGGCGTTCGGGCGAGAATTTTTCGCGCATCAACCGCGATATTCGTTTTGCGAACGACAAGACGCCGTACTACACGCACATGTATCTGTTTTTCTCGCACAGAGGCGCGCGCGGCGAGAAAAAAATCGCGCGAGGAGGCACAGGCGGACAATTGTACGTGGGAATTTCGGCGGACGCGGCGACGGTGGGATTCCGGATTTATGCGACGAGCGGCGAAAGCGCGCTGCGTCGGCTGGGCGCGCCGCGAGCGGCGGAGAATCTTGACTGGCTGGCGCGGCAGCGAGCGAAGCTCGGGCCGCGATACGACGGCTATTGGTATTCGGTCGATAAGGGCGAGTGGACGAAGCATGCGGGCTGGCCGCAGGATGCGAAAGAATGGAAAAAAGCGAAAGGATGGATCGTGCGGCGGCGATTGGCAGGCAAGGCGGCGACGCGCGGAGGATTCGCGGGCGAAGCGGAGAAAATTTTGCGTGAGATTTTTCCGCTGTATAGTTTCTGTTGCCTTGAAGATTGGAGGCGGAACAAACGGTGA
- a CDS encoding DUF1579 family protein, producing MMLGRARILRAIAGVGAGFALGAALGMMVMNAGPAQASRPAEADRPTAAGKPALVAHGAANRGSSGAQARAGGQAMGHGGDAAKMDAQHAELAKMTGEFDRVVKFVGQTGATAQPSTGTSKFSPVLGGKFILEESHDVVFGRPVEGLRIYGYNDATKQFEMARMYTMSNAITLMKGASDDGGKTIDYAGEAMTGTGNIEMHATLRWMNDDEFSVTMSTASKDGKETPFQETDYTRKK from the coding sequence ATGATGCTAGGGAGAGCGAGGATTTTGCGGGCGATCGCGGGAGTGGGAGCGGGATTTGCATTGGGCGCGGCGCTGGGGATGATGGTGATGAATGCTGGACCGGCCCAGGCGAGCAGGCCCGCTGAAGCGGACAGGCCCACCGCGGCGGGCAAGCCTGCGCTGGTGGCGCATGGCGCAGCGAATCGCGGAAGCAGCGGCGCGCAAGCCCGCGCGGGAGGGCAGGCTATGGGGCATGGCGGCGACGCGGCGAAAATGGACGCGCAGCACGCGGAACTGGCGAAGATGACGGGAGAATTCGATCGCGTGGTGAAATTCGTCGGGCAGACGGGCGCGACGGCGCAGCCATCGACGGGGACTTCGAAATTTTCGCCAGTGCTGGGCGGGAAATTCATTCTGGAAGAGAGCCACGACGTGGTGTTTGGGCGGCCGGTGGAGGGATTGCGGATTTACGGGTACAACGACGCGACGAAACAGTTTGAAATGGCGCGGATGTACACGATGTCGAACGCGATTACACTGATGAAGGGCGCGAGCGATGACGGCGGGAAGACGATTGACTACGCGGGCGAAGCGATGACCGGAACGGGGAACATCGAGATGCACGCGACGCTGCGCTGGATGAATGATGATGAGTTCAGCGTAACGATGTCGACGGCGAGCAAGGATGGGAAGGAAACGCCGTTTCAGGAGACGGACTACACGCGGAAGAAGTAA
- the soxC gene encoding sulfite dehydrogenase, which yields MKIYENGGHIEKNGGGRTFSRRRLLSSAAELGALALLPRNALPQQPGEVPHELGLPKRPYGYRSPFESKVVRSSHGHTPLQDLYGIITPSELHYEVLHFGMPMINPAHHELLIDGLVERPLIFTMKDLERMPAVSEIHFLECAGNSGADQDGFPGKTPQESHGQMSCTEWTGVRLSTVLEQVGLKPTARWILAEGADAGRLARSIPVEKALDDIIVAYGQNGEALRPEQGYPVRLVVPGWEGNTNIKWLHRLQVLEQPAMTAWETGSYTDLLPSGKARQFTFVMEAKSVITRPAGGQRLDGPGVYEITGVAWSGRGKINSVEISADGGQNWQKAELQEPILTKAFTRFRWTWNWNGAETKIASRCTDETGYCQPTREQIVAVRGLNATDHYNGIKWWRVHRDGEVTYA from the coding sequence ATGAAAATATATGAGAATGGCGGGCACATTGAAAAAAATGGCGGCGGACGCACATTCAGCCGGCGGCGATTATTGTCTTCCGCGGCGGAACTGGGCGCGCTGGCGCTTTTGCCGCGGAATGCGCTGCCGCAACAACCAGGGGAGGTTCCACACGAACTGGGCCTTCCGAAGCGGCCCTACGGATACCGGTCTCCTTTCGAGAGCAAAGTGGTGCGATCTTCGCACGGACATACGCCTCTCCAAGACCTCTACGGAATCATTACACCTTCGGAGCTTCACTACGAAGTGCTGCATTTCGGGATGCCCATGATCAATCCGGCTCATCATGAATTGCTGATTGATGGCCTTGTCGAGCGGCCGCTGATATTTACCATGAAGGATTTGGAGAGGATGCCGGCGGTTTCGGAGATCCATTTTCTGGAATGCGCGGGCAACAGCGGCGCCGACCAGGATGGTTTTCCAGGGAAGACACCGCAGGAGAGTCACGGACAAATGAGTTGTACGGAATGGACCGGCGTTCGACTTTCGACGGTCCTGGAACAAGTGGGATTAAAACCGACGGCGCGCTGGATACTGGCGGAAGGGGCGGATGCGGGGCGATTGGCGCGGAGCATTCCGGTCGAGAAGGCGTTGGACGACATTATTGTTGCGTACGGACAAAACGGCGAGGCGCTGCGTCCGGAACAGGGCTATCCGGTGCGATTGGTGGTGCCGGGGTGGGAAGGGAACACCAATATTAAATGGCTGCACCGGCTACAAGTGCTCGAGCAGCCGGCGATGACGGCGTGGGAAACAGGCTCGTATACGGACCTATTGCCGAGCGGCAAAGCACGGCAATTCACATTTGTGATGGAAGCGAAATCGGTGATCACGCGGCCTGCTGGCGGACAACGGCTCGACGGGCCAGGCGTTTATGAGATTACTGGCGTAGCGTGGTCTGGGCGCGGAAAGATCAACAGCGTGGAAATATCTGCCGATGGAGGCCAAAACTGGCAAAAGGCGGAATTGCAGGAACCTATTTTGACGAAAGCATTCACGCGTTTTCGCTGGACGTGGAACTGGAATGGAGCGGAAACAAAGATCGCGTCACGATGCACAGATGAAACGGGTTATTGCCAGCCGACGCGCGAGCAGATTGTCGCGGTGCGAGGGTTGAATGCGACGGATCACTACAATGGCATCAAATGGTGGCGCGTCCACAGAGATGGAGAAGTGACCTATGCGTAG
- a CDS encoding secondary thiamine-phosphate synthase enzyme YjbQ, with product MKLSTMKAAKESAEVKMEAAVEARPAFLQVALETIVYKTRERLELINITKDVNEIVKKHGFRAGFVLVQSLHTTTAIFINEFQQALVDDMKAFLERVVGRFDYWRHNDPRLSECYRKNADAHLRAMLLGHTLSLPVSEGALAIGNWQSVILAELDGPRDRAVQIQVLGVPQEATK from the coding sequence GTGAAGCTATCGACGATGAAGGCGGCGAAAGAGAGCGCCGAAGTGAAGATGGAAGCGGCGGTGGAGGCGCGTCCGGCGTTTTTGCAAGTGGCGCTGGAAACGATTGTCTACAAGACGCGCGAGCGGCTGGAGCTGATCAACATCACGAAAGACGTGAATGAGATTGTGAAGAAGCACGGATTTCGAGCGGGATTCGTGTTGGTACAGTCGCTGCACACGACGACGGCGATTTTCATCAACGAGTTTCAGCAGGCGCTGGTGGACGATATGAAGGCGTTTCTGGAGCGCGTCGTGGGACGGTTCGATTACTGGCGGCACAACGATCCGCGGCTTTCGGAGTGCTATCGCAAGAATGCGGATGCGCATCTGCGGGCGATGCTGCTGGGGCATACGCTGTCGCTGCCGGTTTCGGAAGGCGCGCTGGCGATCGGGAACTGGCAGTCGGTGATTCTGGCGGAGCTGGATGGGCCGCGGGACCGCGCGGTGCAGATTCAGGTGCTGGGAGTGCCGCAGGAAGCCACGAAGTAG
- a CDS encoding cytochrome c: MRRVEVFAAICAIAFGIAAFGQGNQNQLHLGHPPTPEQMRRWGITVLPDGTGLPAGSGTAAEGQIVYADKCSGCHGDHGEGREPLGMRLVGGFGTLRDENPVLTVGSYWPYATTVWDYIYRAMPYAQPGTLTAKQAYSLTAYLLYMNKIIGRNDVMNRKTLAKVRMPNRDGFVPDPRPDVSCPQNKK; the protein is encoded by the coding sequence ATGCGTAGGGTTGAAGTGTTCGCGGCGATTTGCGCGATTGCGTTTGGCATCGCGGCGTTTGGGCAAGGAAATCAAAATCAGCTCCATCTGGGACATCCGCCCACGCCGGAGCAAATGCGGCGATGGGGCATTACGGTGCTGCCGGACGGGACAGGACTGCCGGCGGGCAGCGGGACTGCCGCGGAAGGACAAATCGTGTATGCGGATAAATGCTCGGGATGCCATGGCGACCATGGCGAAGGGCGAGAGCCGCTGGGAATGAGACTCGTCGGAGGATTTGGAACGCTGCGGGACGAGAATCCTGTTCTGACCGTTGGGAGTTATTGGCCATACGCGACGACGGTGTGGGACTATATTTATCGTGCGATGCCGTACGCGCAGCCGGGGACGCTGACGGCGAAGCAGGCTTACAGCCTGACGGCGTATCTGCTGTATATGAACAAAATCATCGGGCGGAATGACGTGATGAACCGCAAGACGCTGGCGAAAGTGCGCATGCCGAACCGAGATGGATTCGTGCCGGATCCGCGTCCGGATGTGAGCTGCCCGCAAAACAAAAAATAG
- a CDS encoding protein kinase: MIGETVSRYRIVEKLGGGGMGVVYKAEDLKLRRFVALKFFPDGFAPNLQALSRFQREALAASALNHPNICTIYEVDEYNGRPFIAMEFMEGATLRHRISGKPLAIGQVLELGIEIADALDAAHAKGIIHRDVKPANIFVTERGHAKILDFGLAKLAPAGGSANLSAMPTASEIEQLTEPGASIGTITYMSPEQVRGEDLDARTDLFSFGAVLYEMATGVQLFRGETSGVIAEAILNRSPVAPVRLNPEVPAKLEELINKALEKDKKLRYQSAAEIRTDLQRLRRDSDAGRAAAPEQHASKARSAFPPSARWGVATAILVIVGFLAAIAFNWGGIRNDFFSHAHALTNKDTIVLADFTNTTGDPVFDGTLRQGLSVQLEQSPFLSIISDGRIQQTLQMMGQKPDARITPEIAQDLCQRVGSAAVIEGSISQIGAPYLLAIKAVNCSNGETLASTEAQASDKNHVLDTLSNVATDMRNKLGESLNTVRKFDTPLEQATTPSLEALKAFTAGKKAIYSTSDAAAIPFFKRAIELDPKFALAYALLSIAYNDIGEPSIAADYTRKAYELRDRASEPEKYFISERFNKEVTGNIEKAEQFCQFWIQDYPRSVDPRDNLAGAIYPVIGQYEKGVEEGEEAVHLDPGSAVHYSLLAFDYISLNRVDKAQDIFAQALERKMNYSLFHLGLYEIAFLQNDTAGMAQQVAQSEGIPGIEDEVLNLEAETAAYSGRLRAADEFSRWAIASAEQAGEKEAAATYLAQSALREALFGNADEARRRATAAKEHSSGRDVQYATALAFLYAGDATQSRSLVGDLAKRPSDNTLVQLNYVPTLRAKLALLKGNASEAIENLRVATPYELGQTTDSAYGWSAMYPAYVRGEAYLAAHQGAEAAVEFQKILDHPGVVLCEPIGALAHLQIARAYVMEAAAEKGAAADAARAKARAAYQDFLALWKNADASIPILIAAKAEYARLQ, from the coding sequence ATGATTGGCGAGACCGTTTCCCGCTATCGCATCGTTGAAAAACTCGGCGGCGGTGGGATGGGCGTGGTCTACAAAGCGGAGGACCTCAAGCTTCGCCGCTTCGTTGCTCTAAAGTTTTTTCCTGATGGGTTCGCGCCGAACCTACAAGCTCTGAGCCGCTTCCAGCGTGAGGCGCTGGCTGCTTCCGCACTGAACCATCCCAACATTTGCACGATCTATGAAGTCGACGAATACAACGGTCGGCCTTTCATTGCGATGGAATTCATGGAGGGCGCCACTCTGAGGCATCGCATTTCCGGCAAGCCGCTGGCGATAGGGCAAGTGCTGGAGTTAGGAATCGAAATTGCCGACGCGCTGGATGCGGCGCACGCCAAGGGAATCATTCATCGCGACGTCAAGCCCGCCAACATTTTTGTCACGGAGCGAGGGCACGCCAAGATACTCGATTTTGGTCTGGCTAAGCTCGCACCGGCGGGCGGTTCCGCGAATCTATCGGCGATGCCTACCGCGAGCGAGATCGAACAGCTCACGGAACCAGGCGCCTCGATTGGCACCATCACGTATATGTCACCGGAACAGGTGCGCGGCGAAGATCTGGATGCGCGTACGGATTTGTTTTCATTTGGTGCGGTGCTCTACGAGATGGCCACGGGGGTTCAGCTTTTCCGGGGCGAGACCTCGGGGGTGATTGCGGAAGCGATATTGAATCGCAGTCCAGTTGCGCCGGTGCGCCTGAATCCTGAGGTTCCTGCCAAGCTCGAAGAGCTGATCAACAAAGCGTTGGAGAAAGACAAGAAGCTGCGATACCAGTCCGCCGCTGAAATTCGCACGGATTTACAGCGATTGAGGCGGGACTCGGACGCGGGCCGGGCCGCTGCCCCTGAACAACATGCCTCGAAGGCGCGTTCTGCGTTTCCTCCATCAGCGCGCTGGGGCGTGGCTACGGCAATTCTCGTGATTGTCGGTTTCCTCGCCGCCATTGCTTTCAATTGGGGCGGAATTCGTAATGACTTTTTCTCGCACGCGCACGCGCTGACGAACAAAGACACCATCGTACTCGCTGATTTCACGAATACGACGGGCGATCCTGTGTTCGACGGCACGTTGCGGCAGGGGCTTTCCGTACAACTGGAGCAGTCACCCTTTCTGAGCATTATCTCTGATGGCCGAATCCAGCAGACTCTGCAGATGATGGGCCAGAAGCCCGACGCAAGGATCACGCCGGAAATCGCACAGGACCTTTGTCAGCGCGTTGGAAGTGCCGCGGTCATCGAGGGTTCGATCTCGCAGATTGGCGCCCCTTACCTTCTCGCCATCAAAGCGGTCAACTGCTCAAACGGGGAAACGCTCGCGAGCACGGAAGCACAGGCGAGCGACAAAAACCACGTCCTCGACACCCTCAGCAACGTCGCCACAGATATGCGCAACAAACTCGGCGAGTCACTGAACACGGTGCGAAAATTTGATACGCCGTTGGAACAGGCTACGACCCCGTCGCTCGAAGCGCTGAAGGCTTTCACTGCCGGTAAAAAGGCTATTTACTCCACAAGTGACGCAGCGGCGATACCCTTTTTTAAGCGTGCCATCGAACTCGACCCGAAGTTCGCACTCGCCTACGCACTGTTAAGCATCGCCTATAACGACATCGGAGAACCCAGCATCGCTGCTGATTACACCCGCAAGGCGTACGAACTGCGAGACCGGGCGAGCGAGCCGGAAAAATACTTCATCTCAGAGCGCTTCAACAAGGAGGTGACCGGCAACATCGAAAAAGCCGAACAATTCTGCCAATTTTGGATACAGGACTATCCGCGCTCTGTGGACCCCCGCGATAACTTGGCTGGGGCAATCTACCCTGTCATTGGCCAATACGAGAAAGGAGTTGAGGAAGGGGAAGAGGCGGTCCATCTTGATCCAGGCTCTGCCGTTCACTACTCCCTCCTCGCTTTCGACTACATTTCCTTGAATCGCGTTGATAAAGCGCAAGACATCTTTGCGCAGGCTCTCGAACGCAAAATGAACTACTCGCTCTTCCATCTCGGCTTGTACGAGATTGCATTCTTGCAAAACGATACAGCGGGCATGGCGCAGCAGGTTGCGCAGTCAGAGGGCATCCCGGGCATAGAGGACGAAGTGCTGAACTTGGAAGCCGAGACCGCCGCCTACTCCGGGCGGCTTCGGGCTGCCGACGAGTTTTCCCGTTGGGCTATCGCCTCCGCCGAACAAGCAGGAGAAAAAGAAGCGGCCGCAACCTACTTGGCCCAGTCTGCCCTGCGGGAAGCCCTGTTCGGCAACGCAGACGAAGCGCGACGGCGGGCCACTGCGGCAAAGGAGCATTCCTCAGGCCGCGACGTGCAGTACGCCACCGCACTCGCCTTTCTCTATGCCGGAGACGCCACACAGTCGCGATCGCTGGTCGGTGATTTGGCTAAGCGGCCATCTGATAACACATTGGTGCAACTCAATTACGTCCCGACCCTCCGCGCAAAACTTGCGCTGCTCAAAGGAAATGCTTCTGAGGCCATTGAAAATCTCAGAGTGGCTACACCGTACGAACTAGGACAGACCACGGACAGCGCTTACGGTTGGAGCGCCATGTACCCGGCTTACGTGCGTGGGGAGGCTTATCTTGCGGCGCATCAGGGCGCTGAAGCCGCCGTCGAGTTCCAGAAAATTCTCGACCATCCCGGGGTTGTGCTTTGCGAGCCCATCGGCGCTCTGGCGCATCTGCAAATCGCGCGCGCTTACGTGATGGAAGCGGCAGCGGAGAAGGGCGCTGCTGCGGATGCGGCACGCGCGAAAGCCCGCGCTGCATATCAAGATTTTCTTGCGCTGTGGAAGAATGCCGACGCCAGCATCCCCATCCTCATCGCCGCCAAAGCCGAATACGCCAGGCTGCAATGA
- a CDS encoding glycosyl hydrolase family 28-related protein: protein MQGKDSVRRNLLRALVGMPAALALWNSRGFAQSIIGQGARHTRGSFSSPRPAPPQPARPVDFTIDTLSQYDIRNYGAVGDGKTNDTVAVQYAINAAAANGGGVVYIPAGVFVVRNLFFPPTGGNWVLIWMDGSLYLTQTLEMNERCYALVGRSGAVFQAFQQQPSAALLFEKTINPVIRISANPVYLEGLNLKGFEGDGIVATDAACELYMNRMQLTCYGTSADVVPLRVENSTYSFGLYIQNSVLQAPILPGAHSLVLRNYSIVRIQDSTLIGGGIFMSAEGIEAANYSFENVLYENGYTPFLQIDNSGAWFTGITLDHIEMADPAVYPAYLLDSSGTGETVGVLMTMARNAGGYAMVTGNSPIKGLYVFPASSTDKSKVEFLGQQDYYAYFDCHEGVTNLARLSLGYEGTVITKHLSAASTLDFPAISPGGQQEVSMSLSGAQVGDSCDASPESGAEPGLIWSSYVSGQDTIVVRLVNATPSPISPSPRTWTVNVWQH, encoded by the coding sequence ATGCAAGGGAAAGATTCCGTTCGGCGTAATCTCCTGAGGGCTCTCGTCGGTATGCCGGCGGCCCTTGCCCTTTGGAACAGTAGGGGTTTCGCCCAATCCATCATCGGCCAAGGGGCTCGCCATACGCGGGGCTCATTTTCTTCACCGAGGCCAGCACCACCTCAGCCAGCTCGTCCGGTAGACTTCACTATCGATACGCTAAGCCAGTATGACATTCGCAACTATGGAGCGGTCGGCGATGGTAAGACAAACGATACTGTTGCTGTTCAATATGCGATCAATGCTGCCGCAGCGAATGGGGGCGGTGTCGTCTATATTCCCGCTGGAGTGTTCGTGGTTCGAAACCTTTTTTTTCCTCCTACGGGCGGCAATTGGGTGCTCATCTGGATGGATGGGAGCTTGTATCTGACACAGACCCTCGAAATGAATGAGCGCTGTTATGCATTGGTCGGGCGTTCCGGCGCAGTATTTCAGGCTTTCCAACAGCAGCCCAGTGCCGCACTCTTGTTCGAGAAAACAATAAACCCCGTGATTCGAATTTCAGCAAACCCCGTGTACTTGGAGGGTCTCAATCTAAAAGGCTTCGAAGGCGATGGGATCGTAGCGACCGATGCCGCATGCGAACTCTACATGAATAGAATGCAGCTCACGTGTTATGGGACATCAGCCGACGTGGTTCCTCTCAGAGTTGAAAATTCGACCTACAGTTTTGGACTCTACATTCAGAACTCGGTGCTTCAAGCACCCATCCTTCCTGGGGCTCACTCACTTGTCCTGAGAAACTATTCAATTGTCCGAATTCAAGATAGTACTTTGATCGGCGGTGGAATTTTCATGTCCGCCGAAGGGATCGAGGCGGCAAATTATAGCTTTGAGAACGTGCTTTATGAAAACGGGTACACGCCCTTTCTGCAAATCGACAATTCCGGTGCGTGGTTTACGGGTATTACGCTCGACCATATCGAGATGGCAGACCCCGCCGTCTATCCGGCATATCTATTAGACAGCTCCGGTACAGGAGAAACCGTTGGTGTGTTGATGACTATGGCCCGAAATGCCGGGGGCTATGCAATGGTCACGGGAAATAGTCCCATAAAAGGACTATACGTCTTTCCGGCATCGTCAACTGACAAAAGCAAAGTTGAGTTCCTGGGCCAGCAGGACTACTACGCTTATTTCGATTGCCACGAGGGCGTGACAAACTTGGCCAGACTGAGCCTCGGCTATGAAGGGACAGTTATTACAAAGCATCTTTCCGCCGCATCCACTTTAGACTTTCCTGCAATCTCGCCCGGTGGCCAGCAAGAGGTCTCGATGTCTCTCTCCGGAGCACAGGTCGGGGACAGCTGCGATGCATCTCCGGAATCGGGAGCAGAACCGGGGCTGATCTGGAGCAGTTATGTTTCAGGGCAAGATACAATTGTAGTTCGACTGGTCAACGCTACGCCGTCGCCGATTTCGCCATCACCGAGAACATGGACGGTCAACGTGTGGCAGCATTAG
- a CDS encoding HipA family kinase — MLEAIAEVRRMRGGAQAQMMRCSDGHYYVVKFANNPQGSRILANELLGGRLAELLGLPVARGEILLVCEELIRHSDDLVIQLKDGKRPCLGGLCFGSRFPIDPRRGIICDFLPDGWLKGVLNLKDFCGMLVFDVWVCNTDGRQVIYHREPGNSDYRVTMVDQGFCFNGEKWNFPDSPLWGLYHRRVVYDHVRAMNAFEPWLRRLENEVSLGTLRELANKIPSQWYRNNARALSRLVLELDRRRMLVRGLLRSTLRVRRDYFPHVTVSQAA, encoded by the coding sequence ATGTTAGAGGCGATCGCAGAGGTTAGAAGGATGCGGGGTGGCGCACAGGCTCAGATGATGCGCTGTTCTGACGGCCACTATTACGTTGTGAAGTTTGCGAACAATCCGCAGGGGTCTAGAATCCTCGCCAATGAACTACTCGGCGGTCGATTGGCAGAACTTCTTGGTCTGCCAGTCGCTCGGGGCGAGATCCTATTGGTATGCGAAGAATTGATTCGCCACTCGGATGATTTGGTTATTCAATTGAAGGACGGCAAAAGACCTTGCCTAGGAGGATTGTGCTTTGGTTCACGTTTTCCTATTGATCCACGTCGGGGCATAATTTGTGACTTCCTTCCCGATGGGTGGCTCAAGGGAGTTCTCAATCTCAAGGATTTTTGTGGGATGTTGGTATTTGATGTGTGGGTCTGTAATACGGACGGCCGGCAGGTCATATACCATCGCGAACCCGGGAATTCAGATTACCGAGTGACAATGGTTGATCAGGGGTTTTGCTTTAATGGCGAAAAATGGAACTTTCCGGACTCGCCGCTGTGGGGCCTCTACCATCGAAGAGTGGTATATGACCATGTGCGAGCTATGAATGCATTCGAGCCATGGCTCCGCCGGCTGGAAAATGAGGTCAGCCTCGGCACGCTGCGGGAACTCGCCAATAAGATTCCGTCTCAATGGTATCGGAATAACGCAAGGGCGCTGAGTCGACTGGTCTTGGAACTTGACCGGAGACGCATGCTTGTACGCGGCCTACTAAGATCAACGTTGCGCGTCCGGCGGGACTATTTCCCACACGTGACCGTCAGCCAAGCGGCGTGA